One genomic window of Punica granatum isolate Tunisia-2019 chromosome 1, ASM765513v2, whole genome shotgun sequence includes the following:
- the LOC116196331 gene encoding uncharacterized protein LOC116196331, translating to MGKHEEWAQPPSGLLPNGLLPGEAASVTRVLDLDRWSKAEERTAELIACIQPNQPSEERRNAVADYVQRLIVKCFPCQVFTFGSVPLKTYLPDGDIDLTAFSENRNLKDTWAHQVRDILESEEKNENAEFRVKEVQYIQAEVKIIKCLVENIVVDISFNQLGGLCTLCFLEEVDNLINQEHLFKRSIILIKAWCYYESRILGAHHGLISTYALETLVLYIFHIFNKKFVGPLEVLYRFLEFFSKFDWDNFCVSLRGPVPIGSLPDVTAEPPRKDDGDLVLNKRFLDACSSVYAVFPGGQENQGQAFISKHFNVIDPLRVNNNLGRSVSRGNFFRIRSAFAFGAKKLARLLDCPKDHLLSEIDDFFTNTWDRHGSGHRPDAPRNDLRLLRLHSTESLNGSENQRNSPSSRKGDVSYSHESQIEGTHGSLVNHPSESVSRTIDASLSRAHTQKNYGNLNNSRADHFRRETSSKQGFNMNKDQRSSRADMLTDIQGRYLFARTHSSPELTDSYSEVSYQGRRSRVPESGKNQTNSARVDGNRRKNLELDIVRQDAPSCPDDSSFGRHVPSQQSIDATVADSISVSDSYREDDARLGVVGEEFASVSGAQGMHQEQQDFMNMMASSPSHGFNDQLHMPLNLPSGHLPLNLLTMGYAQRNLAGMVPTNIPMIETPWGTNVPFPHGLVAPPLAHYFPNVGVAFSAEESLESGDQNFNSAAGASTGEADHSFWHDQDQGSAEGFDLDNGNFEALHTDEHHQHSTATSNSSIPSSRMVGSGSYRAHQRSIRENRITGREDHSDASFHQGSRENEVYLDDRSAASSRSIRSTHSSSIRSKTSSESSWDGSSAKASRSSREKRGRKGSSSAVPSTVYGKGKNLSEHASAPTDDDSRDWNQASTGGTEMTSPGPQPVASLQVAMQHQMASFEPAQAGGSDSVLPMGPVLLGPGSRQRPGDNSKLIAFYPTGPPVPFVAMLPVYNFPSETGSAEASTSQFSREDGLDNSNSGPNFDSTGRGHHPEAVNVPTNSLGQVAASPGELSEHKSDILNSDFASHWHNLQYGRFCQDTHFPPPLVYPSSPGVMSPVYLQGRVPWDSNTARPISGNTNLFTQLMGYGPPRFVPVAPFQPVSNGPASIYHVDEMPRYRSGTGTYLPNPIQKVSPRERHSSNTRRGNYGFERSDHHSDREGNWNSGPKSRASGRGHSRNQADRPTLRPERVAPSESQSERPWSSSYRQNSFSSSYHSQNGPIHSSAATQGGPSNLAQYGMYPLPAMNPNAVSSNGATLPPVVMFYPYDHYHGTGYSGSPVAEQLEFGSLGEVDFQGVNDMLQLTEGSHRSSGPPLEEQMFHGSPAPQSSPDQPSSPQLRR from the exons ATGGGCAAGCATGAGGAGTGGGCACAGCCACCAAGTGGGCTCTTGCCCAATGGGTTGTTGCCCGGTGAGGCTGCCTCCGTGACACGGGTTCTTGATTTGGACCGGTGGTCCAAGGCTGAAGAGAGAACAGCAGAGCTCATTGCCTGCATTCAGCCCAACCAACCCTCCGAGGAACGTAGAAATGCCGTCGCCGATTATGTGCAACGCCTCATCGTGAAATGCTTCCCTTGCCAG GTGTTCACTTTTGGTTCTGTTCCACTGAAGACTTATTTGCCCGATGGGGATATTGACTTAACGGCATTCAGTGAGAATAGGAATCTGAAGGACACCTGGGCTCATCAGGTCCGGGATATATTGGAGAGTgaggagaaaaatgaaaatgctgAATTTCGTGTAAAAGAGGTTCAATACATTCAGGCGGAA GTGAAGATAATAAAGTGTCTTGTTGAGAACATAGTCGTTGACATATCATTTAATCAGCTTGGCGGACTATGCACCCTTTGTTTTCTAGAAGAG GTGGACAATTTGATTAACCAAGAGCACTTATTCAAACGCAGCATCATACTAATAAAAGCATGGTGTTATTATGAGAGCCGTATACTGGGTGCTCATCATGGACTTATTTCGACTTATGCTCTAGAAACCCTGGTTCTTTACATCTTTCACATATTCAACAAGAAGTTTGTCGGGCCACTTGAG GTCCTTTATCGTTTCCTAGAGTTTTTTAGTAAGTTTGACTGGGACAACTTCTGTGTGAGCTTACGGGGCCCTGTACCTATCGGTTCACTTCCAGATGTAACAG CTGAGCCTCCAAGGAAGGATGATGGCGATTTAGTTTTGAACAAGAGGTTTCTTGATGCATGTAGCTCTGTATACGCTGTTTTCCCAGGTGGTCAGGAAAATCAAGGACAAGCTTTCATCTCAAAACATTTCAATGTTATTGATCCATTACGAGTGAACAACAATCTTGGCCGTAGCGTTAGTAGAG GCAATTTTTTCAGAATACGGAGTGCATTCGCTTTTGGTGCTAAGAAACTTGCAAGATTACTCGACTGTCCTAAAGATCACTTACTTTCTGAAATAGACGACTTTTTCACTAACACTTGGGACAGACATGGCAGTGGGCATCGGCCTGATGCCCCAAGGAATGACTTGAGGCTTTTAAGGTTGCACAGCACGGAAAGCTTAAATGGGTCTGAAAATCAGCGGAACAGTCCAAGTAGCCGAAAAGGTGATGTTTCCTACAGTCATGAATCTCAAATTGAAGGGACCCATGGATCACTTGTGAATCATCCTTCTGAAAGTGTGTCTAGAACCATCGATGCTTCTCTCTCTCGAGCTCATACACAGAAGAACTACGGAAATTTGAACAATTCAAGGGCTGATCATTTCAGGCGGGAAACAAGTTCCAAGCAAGGTTTCAACATGAACAAAGATCAGAGAAGCTCCAGAGCTGATATGTTGACTGACATCCAGGGAAGGTATCTTTTTGCAAGAACGCATTCTAGTCCTGAACTTACTGACTCATACAGTGAAGTTTCATATCAAGGGAGGCGCAGCAGAGTGCCAGAAAGTGGAAAAAACCAGACGAATTCTGCAAGGGTGGATGGTAACAGGAGGAAGAATCTGGAATTGGATATAGTTAGACAAGATGCTCCTTCCTGTCCTGATGATTCTTCATTTGGGAGGCATGTTCCATCACAGCAGAGCATTGATGCCACTGTTGCAGATTCCATCAGTGTATCCGATAGTTACCGAGAGGATGATGCTCGATTAGGGGTTGTAGGTGAAGAATTTGCATCTGTTTCGGGGGCACAGGGAATGCATCAAGAACAGCAAGATTTCATGAACATGATGGCGTCTTCTCCTAGTCATGGTTTTAATGATCAACTTCACATGCCCCTGAACTTACCTTCAGGTCACCTGCCTCTGAATTTACTTACGATGGGATATGCTCAGAGAAATTTGGCGGGAATGGTTCCTACAAATATTCCCATGATTGAGACTCCGTGGGGCACAAATGTACCATTTCCTCATGGATTAGTCGCTCCGCCCTTAGCCCATTATTTCCCTAATGTTGGTGTGGCATTTAGTGCAGAAGAGTCTCTGGAGTCTGGGGATCAAAATTTCAATTCCGCTGCTGGTGCAAGCACCGGGGAAGCTGATCATTCCTTCTGGCATGACCAGGACCAGGGTTCTGCTGAAGGTTTCGATCTCGATAATGGAAATTTTGAAGCTCTTCACACAGATGAACATCATCAACACTCCACGGCAACTTCCAACAGTTCTATTCCTTCATCGAGGATGGTTGGCTCCGGCAGTTACCGAGCTCACCAGAGGTCCATAAGAGAAAACCGGATCACAGGTAGAGAAGACCATTCTGATGCTTCTTTTCATCAAGGAAGTAGGGAGAATGAAGTTTATTTGGATGATAGGTCTGCTGCAAGCTCAAGATCCATTCGATCTACTCATAGTAGTTCGATTAGAAGTAAGACATCATCAGAGAGCTCTTGGGATGGATCATCAGCAAAGGCATCGAGATCTAGTAGAGAAAAAAGAGGTAGGAAAGGCAGTTCTTCTGCCGTTCCATCTACTGTGTATGGGAAGGGTAAGAACTTATCTGAGCATGCCTCTGCTCCCACAGACGATGACAGCAGAGACTGGAACCAGGCATCAACTGGAGGAACTGAAATGACAAGCCCAGGACCTCAACCTGTTGCTTCCTTGCAAGTTGCAATGCAGCATCAAATGGCCAGCTTCGAACCAGCTCAAGCTGGGGGATCAGACTCTGTTTTACCTATGGGTCCAGTTCTACTAGGGCCTGGTTCTCGACAAAGACCTGGAGATAATTCTAAGCTAATTGCCTTCTACCCTACAGGGCCACCAGTTCCCTTTGTGGCAATGCTTCCTGTGTACAATTTTCCAAGCGAAACGGGTAGTGCTGAGGCCTCGACAAGCCAATTTAGCAGAGAGGATGGACTTGACAATAGCAACTCTGGTCCGAACTTTGATTCTACAGGCAGAGGCCATCATCCTGAGGCAGTAAATGTGCCCACTAACTCTCTAGGACAGGTGGCTGCTTCTCCTGGGGAGCTATCTGAGCACAAGTCTGACATACTTAACAGTGACTTTGCTAGCCACTGGCATAATCTGCAGTATGGGCGGTTCTGCCAGGACACACATTTTCCTCCTCCCTTGGTTTATCCTTCTTCACCTGGTGTCATGTCTCCTGTCTATTTACAAGGTCGTGTCCCGTGGGATAGTAATACTGCAAGACCAATATCTGGCAATACGAATCTCTTTACTCAGCTAATGGGTTATGGGCCACCACGTTTTGTTCCCGTTGCTCCATTTCAGCCCGTTTCCAATGGACCTGCCAGCATCTATCATGTTGATGAGATGCCAAGATATCGTAGTGGGACTGGAACTTACTTGCCAAATCCT ATTCAGAAGGTTTCTCCACGGGAGCGGCATTCATCCAATACCAGGAGGGGGAATTACGGGTTTGAGAGGTCAGATCACCACAGTGATAGAGAAGGCAATTGGAACTCTGGCCCAAAGTCACGAGCTTCTGGGCGTGGACACAGTCGAAATCAGGCTGACAGGCCAACTTTAAGGCCAGAAAGAGTGGCACCGAGTGAGAGCCAGTCAGAGAGGCCGTGGAGCTCTTCGTATAGACAAAActcattttcttcatcttATCATTCTCAGAATGGTCCTATTCACTCCAGTGCCGCCACACAGGGAGGCCCGTCCAATTTGGCACAATATGGCATGTATCCTCTTCCGGCAATGAATCCGAATGCAGTTTCATCAAATGGAGCCACTCTTCCACCCGTTGTCATGTTTTATCCATATGACCATTATCATGGCACTGGGTACAGTGGTTCTCCTGTGGCAGAGCAGCTTGAGTTCGGATCCCTTGGAGAAGTGGATTTCCAAGGAGTGAACGACATGTTGCAGCTGACAGAGGGCAGTCACCGATCAAGTGGACCGCCCCTTGAGGAGCAGATGTTTCATGGGAGCCCTGCTCCGCAGTCCTCACCAGACCAGCCCTCTTCGCCCCAGCTTCGGAGATGA
- the LOC116192267 gene encoding phospholipase A1 PLIP1, chloroplastic — protein MACNSVAILSSPAAARKADIGREPNGLIRRSQSANDLRSGAVLRRSYSDNHISCSMNRTRAPSTWPKLKYSRSAGALPYPISASIIPNSLRSFLYDPETSKDMSLGEGDDVDVVAEENCQETMDEPEKEIKRANWVERLLEVRSHWSKRQQMKGGDGNAAFVLDEAGDQCGGANDGDDEGGCGVVYSSDEEDGEAEYDRESFSKFLDKVPLPDTKQFSQLAFLSNIAYVIPTIRAEDLRRIFGLRFVTSSIEKKAEAAAIKAKFDQDSTRVPAPAETANDSGSEKADQKRRIHPSVAYDIAASAASYVQSRAKNFLSLGHEKQLEGDESDPCRVGDQTDEEGRKSPCMYKSEVAAKMAASTMTAMVAAGEKEKQEAAQDLQSLHSSPCEWFICDDLSTYTRYFVIQGSDSLASWQANLLFEPTRFEETEGIVHRGIYEAAKGIYDQFLPEIISHMDKYGVRAKFQFAGHSLGGSLALLVNLMLLTRKVVTPYNLRPVVTFGSPFILCGGEKILNQLGVDENIIHCVIMHRDIVPRAFSCSYPGQVAVLLKRLNGSFRSHPCLNRNKLLYSPMGKLFILQPDEKTSPPHPLLPSGSALYALDKEKCGFSPKAVRAFINRPHPLDTLSDPSAYGSEGAILRDHDSSNYLKALNGVLREQRKLKMVMNRAGRQSNQLWPLLASPSPHSWSHEKNFDIVQFKTTEVTTGV, from the exons ATGGCATGCAATAGTGTGGCCATTCTCTCCTCGCCAGCCGCCGCGAGGAAGGCCGATATCGGGAGAGAACCCAATGGCCTTATTCGCAGGTCGCAGTCTGCAAACGACCTTCGGAGCGGAGCAGTTCTTCGAAGGTCTTACTCCGATAATCACATCTCTTGCTCGATGAACCGGACGCGAGCCCCCTCGACCTGGCCGAAACTAAAATACAGCCGGTCTGCTGGAGCCCTCCCTTACCCGATCTCCGCTTCCATCATACCAAACTCGCTGCGTTCTTTCCTCTACGACCCGGAGACAAGCAAGGATATGAGCTTAGGGGAGGGCGACGATGTGGATGTCGTCGCAGAGGAGAACTGCCAGGAGACGATGGATGAGCCGGAGAAGGAGATAAAGAGAGCGAATTGGGTGGAGAGGCTGCTAGAGGTCAGAAGTCATTGGAGCAAACGGCAGCAGATGAAGGGCGGGGATGGAAATGCTGCCTTCGTCCTAGATGAAGCTGGTGATCAATGCGGTGGGGCTAACGATGGTGATGATGAGGGTGGTTGCGGAGTTGTTTATAGCTCGGATGAAGAAGATGGTGAAGCAGAATACGACCGTGAATCTTTCTCCAAGTTCTTGGATAAAGTACCTTTACCGGATACTAAACAATTCTCGCAGCTTGCTTTCTTGTCCAATATCGCCTACGTGATACCAACGATTCGG GCTGAGGACTTGAGGAGAATCTTCGGGCTCAGATTCGTGACATCCTCCATCGAGAAGAAAGCCGAGGCAGCCGCGATTAAGGCAAAGTTTGATCAGGATTCGACTCGTGTACCAGCTCCAGCTGAAACAGCAAATGATTCCGGCTCTGAGAAGGCTGATCAGAAACGCCGGATCCATCCCTCTGTTGCTTACGATATTGCTGCTTCTGCCGCGTCTTATGTCCAATCCCGAGCTAAGAACTTTTTATCCCTCGGACACGAGAAGCAACTGGAAGGCGATGAATCAGATCCCTGCAGAGTTGGCGACCAAACGGACGAGGAGGGAAGGAAATCGCCATGCATGTATAAGTCCGAAGTAGCAGCTAAAATGGCGGCATCGACAATGACTGCAATGGTTGCAGCAGGAGAGAAGGAAAAGCAAGAGGCAGCTCAGGACTTGCAGTCGTTGCACTCGTCTCCCTGCGAGTGGTTCATTTGCGACGACTTGAGCACATACACTCGATATTTTGTTATTCAG GGATCAGATTCATTGGCTTCATGGCAGGCTAACCTTCTTTTCGAGCCGACCAGATTTGAG GAAACGGAAGGGATAGTTCACAGAGGGATTTATGAGGCCGCGAAAGGAATATACGACCAATTCCTGCCAGAAATAATCAGCCACATGGATAAATACGGCGTGCGTGCAAAGTTTCAGTTTGCTGGGCATTCTCTAGGAGGAAGCCTTGCCCTTCTAGTCAATTTGATGCTACTCACCAGAAAAGTCGTGACGCCGTATAATCTTCGACCTGTTGTCACTTTCGGGTCGCCCTTCATACTCTGTGGAGGTGAAAAGATCCTCAATCAGTTAGGAGTGGATGAAAACATCATTCACTGTGTAATCATGCACCGAGATATTGTCCCTCGAGCCTTCTCCTGCAGTTACCCCGGGCAAGTTGCAGTCCTCCTCAAGCGTCTAAACGGGTCCTTCAGATCGCACCCTTGCCTAAATAGAAAT AAACTGTTATACTCTCCAATGGGCAAGCTATTTATTCTCCAACCAGACGAGAAGACCTCACCGCCGCACCCACTACTTCCGTCCGGGAGTGCCCTCTATGCTCTGGACAAGGAAAAATGCGGCTTCTCTCCGAAGGCTGTGAGAGCCTTCATCAACCGCCCCCATCCCTTAGATACCCTGAGCGACCCTTCGGCGTATGGATCCGAAGGTGCTATCCTCCGGGACCATGACTCAAGCAACTACCTAAAGGCCCTCAACGGAGTCCTGAGAGAGCAGAGGAAACTGAAGATGGTCATGAATAGAGCAGGAAGGCAGAGTAATCAATTATGGCCCCTGCTTGCTTCACCTTCCCCGCATTCTTGGAGCCACGAGAAAAATTTCGACATCGTGCAGTTCAAGACTACAGAAGTAACGACAGGCGTTTAA